The following coding sequences lie in one Pseudoxanthomonas sp. SE1 genomic window:
- a CDS encoding YihY family inner membrane protein → MEPLDSLNRWTERMRDRARMGTFFRFLAKRFLDDRLFQAAGSLAYTTLFALVPLAMVVFGVLSAFPVFQEWSAQLRDYIFANFLPGAAVSLKEKLDGFLANTGKLTAVGVIALVASLLITLNSIEATFNRIWRVRSARPKLSRFLVYWTVLTLGALMAAASLALSARFYALPVFATSGGRWLQTLSLSVAPVLIELAAIVVIYRVVPHRTIKWRYAMAGALLATVLLELAKWGLGAYLGSFNTYQKIYGAVAAAPILLLWIYLCWIAVLLGASLASGMAAFRYQPVALRLPLGYEIYGLLRMLGRFAQAREKGRGLHSDQILALEPMLTDSLIQQMLGQLSEINLLRRDEEGEWLLARDLDDLTLCDLYEACQLRIPVAEAHLPFHDDALGCAARRALDDLRMPLRELLKKRVSDLFTESHQEPA, encoded by the coding sequence ATGGAGCCACTGGACTCGTTGAACCGCTGGACAGAACGCATGCGCGACCGCGCGCGCATGGGCACGTTCTTCCGCTTCCTGGCCAAGCGCTTCCTCGACGACCGCCTGTTCCAGGCCGCCGGTTCGCTGGCCTACACCACGCTGTTCGCGCTGGTGCCGCTGGCGATGGTGGTGTTCGGCGTGCTGTCGGCGTTCCCCGTGTTCCAGGAGTGGAGCGCGCAGCTGCGCGACTACATCTTCGCCAATTTCCTGCCGGGGGCGGCGGTCAGTTTGAAGGAGAAGCTGGACGGCTTCCTCGCCAACACGGGCAAGTTGACTGCGGTGGGCGTGATCGCGCTGGTGGCGTCGCTGCTGATCACGCTCAACAGCATCGAGGCCACGTTCAACCGCATCTGGCGCGTGCGCAGCGCGCGGCCGAAGCTGTCGCGCTTCCTGGTCTACTGGACGGTGCTGACGCTGGGCGCGCTGATGGCCGCGGCATCGCTGGCATTGTCCGCGCGTTTCTACGCCTTGCCGGTGTTCGCGACCAGCGGGGGGCGTTGGCTGCAGACGCTGTCGCTGAGCGTGGCGCCGGTACTGATCGAACTGGCGGCCATCGTGGTGATCTACCGCGTGGTGCCGCACCGGACCATCAAGTGGCGCTATGCGATGGCGGGCGCATTGCTGGCGACCGTGTTGCTGGAACTGGCGAAGTGGGGCCTGGGCGCCTACCTGGGCAGCTTCAATACCTACCAGAAGATCTATGGTGCGGTGGCGGCCGCGCCGATCCTGCTGCTGTGGATCTACCTGTGCTGGATTGCGGTGCTGTTGGGCGCGTCGCTGGCGTCGGGCATGGCCGCGTTCCGTTACCAGCCGGTCGCGTTGCGGTTGCCGCTGGGCTACGAGATCTATGGCTTGCTGCGCATGTTGGGGCGCTTCGCGCAGGCGCGCGAGAAGGGGCGCGGCCTGCACAGCGACCAGATCCTCGCCCTGGAGCCGATGCTGACCGATTCGCTGATCCAGCAGATGCTGGGCCAGCTGTCCGAGATCAACCTGCTGCGCCGTGACGAGGAAGGCGAGTGGCTGCTGGCACGCGACCTGGACGACCTGACCCTGTGCGACCTGTACGAAGCCTGCCAGTTGCGTATTCCCGTTGCGGAGGCGCATCTGCCGTTCCACGATGATGCCTTGGGCTGCGCGGCGCGCCGTGCGCTGGACGACCTGCGCATGCCCTTGCGCGAACTGCTGAAGAAACGCGTCAGCGATCTGTTCACCGAATCCCACCAGGAGCCCGCATGA
- the wrbA gene encoding NAD(P)H:quinone oxidoreductase — MPEILVLYYSRGGSVAKLARQIARGVGEVEGMSARLRTVPPVAAVTQQAAPPVPEDGAPYVDRQDLAECAGLVLGSPTRFGNMAAPVKHFIDGLGAEWASGTLVGKPAGVFTSTATQHGGQESTLLSMQVPLLHHGCVIVGIPFTEPQLSSTRTGGTPYGASHVAGGEDDPQPSDDEAALARALGRRVADIARRLEVR; from the coding sequence ATGCCCGAGATCCTGGTGCTCTACTACAGCCGCGGCGGGTCCGTGGCGAAGCTGGCGCGGCAGATCGCGCGGGGCGTGGGCGAAGTGGAGGGCATGTCCGCGCGGCTGCGTACCGTGCCGCCCGTGGCCGCCGTGACGCAGCAGGCCGCACCGCCGGTGCCCGAGGACGGCGCCCCCTACGTGGACCGGCAGGACCTGGCCGAATGCGCGGGCCTGGTGCTGGGCAGCCCCACCCGCTTCGGCAACATGGCCGCGCCGGTGAAGCACTTCATCGACGGTCTGGGCGCGGAGTGGGCCAGCGGCACGCTGGTGGGCAAGCCTGCAGGCGTGTTCACCTCCACCGCCACCCAGCACGGCGGGCAGGAATCGACCCTGCTGTCGATGCAGGTGCCCTTGCTGCATCACGGCTGCGTGATCGTGGGCATTCCGTTCACCGAGCCCCAGCTCAGCAGCACGCGCACGGGGGGCACGCCCTACGGCGCAAGCCATGTGGCCGGTGGCGAGGACGATCCGCAGCCCAGCGATGATGAAGCCGCACTCGCACGTGCATTGGGGCGCCGCGTGGCCGACATCGCCCGCCGGCTGGAGGTGCGCTGA
- a CDS encoding DUF2069 domain-containing protein, producing MDRSRLLLAALLQLLAILYAVWFYGDRQYTLALLVFALPPILLMIGVMARRRTAAFWAGVFALFWFSHAVMVAWADPVKAPFAWGGIVLSIGIVLATSWPAFAKRFGRKE from the coding sequence ATGGATCGCTCACGTCTTCTGCTGGCCGCGCTGCTGCAACTGTTGGCCATCCTGTATGCCGTGTGGTTCTACGGCGACCGCCAGTACACGCTGGCACTGCTGGTGTTCGCCCTGCCGCCGATCCTGCTGATGATCGGGGTGATGGCGCGCCGGCGCACGGCCGCGTTCTGGGCGGGCGTCTTCGCGCTGTTCTGGTTTTCGCATGCGGTGATGGTGGCGTGGGCCGATCCGGTGAAGGCGCCGTTCGCCTGGGGTGGCATCGTGCTGTCCATCGGCATCGTGCTGGCTACCAGCTGGCCCGCCTTCGCCAAGCGGTTCGGCAGGAAGGAGTGA